The following proteins are co-located in the Acidiferrobacteraceae bacterium genome:
- a CDS encoding LOG family protein produces MPKRKSISGPEIPQPPHPQRREKPLPWHRPKPTHEDPDAPDRVRAILKSPSYIPADEDIEFLTRYDTRGLRLQLDYLKTELLLQQHDIRHTVVVFGSTRIREPAAAQHHVNSLRHSLEKQPDDPDLQRQLAVAERLLAKSHYYDIAREFGHLAGDAGRRHGDGLLVVMTGGGPGMMEAANRGAFDARAKNIGLNINLPHEQYPNPYITPELCFRFHYFALRKMHFLLRTRALVAFPGGYGTFDELFETLTLIQTRKIAPVPVILVGREYWERAINMDFLVDEGVIDPEDRELFWFAETAEEIWDGIVRWHRINGSDLFPKG; encoded by the coding sequence ATGCCGAAGCGAAAATCCATTTCAGGTCCCGAGATACCGCAACCGCCGCACCCGCAACGGCGGGAGAAACCCCTTCCCTGGCACCGCCCCAAGCCGACCCACGAAGACCCCGATGCGCCTGACCGCGTGCGCGCGATCCTCAAGAGTCCCAGCTACATCCCGGCCGACGAGGATATCGAATTTCTTACCCGCTACGACACCCGCGGGCTCCGCCTGCAGCTGGACTATCTGAAGACGGAACTGCTGTTGCAGCAGCACGATATCAGGCACACGGTAGTGGTATTTGGAAGTACACGCATCCGTGAGCCGGCGGCTGCGCAACATCATGTGAATTCCCTGCGCCACTCTCTCGAAAAACAGCCGGACGACCCGGACCTGCAGCGGCAACTCGCCGTGGCCGAGCGGCTCCTGGCGAAAAGCCATTATTATGATATCGCGCGCGAGTTTGGCCACCTTGCCGGCGATGCCGGCCGCCGCCACGGGGACGGGCTGCTGGTGGTCATGACCGGGGGAGGACCCGGGATGATGGAGGCCGCCAACCGCGGCGCATTTGATGCTCGCGCCAAGAATATCGGCCTCAACATCAATCTGCCCCATGAGCAGTACCCCAATCCCTACATTACCCCGGAGCTGTGCTTCCGCTTTCACTACTTCGCCCTGCGCAAGATGCACTTCCTCCTGCGAACGCGGGCGCTGGTGGCCTTCCCCGGAGGCTATGGCACCTTCGATGAACTGTTCGAGACCCTGACCCTGATCCAGACGCGCAAGATCGCCCCGGTACCGGTGATCCTGGTGGGCCGCGAGTACTGGGAACGGGCCATCAACATGGATTTTCTTGTGGACGAGGGTGTAATCGACCCCGAGGACCGGGAACTGTTCTGGTTCGCGGAGACCGCCGAGGAAATCTGGGACGGAATCGTGCGTTGGCACAGGATCAACGGTTCGGATCTGTTTCCAAAAGGCTGA